From Scylla paramamosain isolate STU-SP2022 chromosome 18, ASM3559412v1, whole genome shotgun sequence, one genomic window encodes:
- the LOC135109002 gene encoding cleavage and polyadenylation specificity factor subunit 5-like isoform X2 → MAAQKRGAGSTGWPKNSTPPSYGAKYNGNPSMALNRTISLYPLTNYTFGTKDALYERDPSVPARFQRMREEFDKIGMRRSVEAVLLVHEHGLPHVLLLQLGTTFFKLPGGELDTEEDEVEGLKRLLTETLGRQDGVKQEWVIEDIIGNWWRPNFEPPQYPYIPSHITKPKEHKKLFLVQLGEKALFAVPKNYKLVAAPLFELYDNSQGYGPIISSLPQALCR, encoded by the exons ATGGCGGCACAGAAGCGGGGAGCAGGATCCACGGGCTGGCCAAAAAACTCCACGCCACCGTCCTACGGCGCCAAGTATAACGGAAACCCATCAATGGCTCTCAACAGAACCATCAGTCT GTACCCACTCACAAACTACACATTTGGAACCAAGGATGCACTGTACGAGAGGGACCCCAGTGTGCCAGCAAGATTCCAGAGGATGCGTGAAGAATTCGACAAAATTGGAATGAGGCGAAGCGTTGAGGCAGTGCTACTGGTTCATGAACATGGGCTGCCACACGTCCTGCTGCTGCAACTTGGCACAACATTCTTTAAGCT GCCGGGTGGGGAACTGGACACAGAAGAGGACGAAGTGGAGGGCCTCAAGCGGCTACTGACAGAGACCCTTGGGCGGCAAGACGGTGTCAAGCAAGAGTGGGTCATAGAAGATATAATAGGGAACTGGTGGAGACCAAACTTTGAGCCTCCACAATACCCTTATATTCCTTCACACATCACCAAACCCAAGGAACATAAAAAGCTTTTCTTAGTTCAACTTGGAGAAAAGG CCCTGTTTGCAGTACCAAAAAATTATAAGCTTGTCGCCGCACCTTTATTTGAACTCTATGACAATTCACAAGGCTATGGACCAATCATATCGTCTCTACCACAAGCTCTTTGCAGGTGA
- the LOC135109003 gene encoding putative zinc finger protein 702 — translation MACATGSSTVVEAVRPGISMSGQQQQQSALCVGRCRHGGSNHQEAGNSCIRGQAKFECQLCDKTFKYKSWLRQHTLTHSGVRDYECEECGKKFTAKFSLTRHNLTHSGVSNHECDECGKKFTQKGKLTTHILTNSGVKNYECEECGKKFTTKSDLSHHGLTHWCQES, via the coding sequence ATGGCGTGTGCTACTGGGAGCAGTACTGTGGTGGAGGCTGTGAGGCCGGGCATCAGCATGagtggccagcagcagcagcagtctgcCTTATGTGTGGGGAGGTGCAGGCATGGTGGCAGTAATCACCAGGAGGCAGgaaactcttgcatcagaggaCAAGCCAAGTTTGAGTGTCAGCTGTGTGATAAAACTTTTAAATATAAAAGTTGGCTCAGgcaacacaccctgacacacagtggtgttagggATTATGAGTGTGAGGAGTGTGGCAAGAAATTTACCGCAAAATTTTCCCTCACCAGACACaacctgacacacagtggtgttagtaatcatgagtgtgatgagtgtgggaagaaatttacccaaaagGGTAAGCTCACCACACACATCCTGACAAACAGTGGTGTCAAGAATTATGAGTGTgaagagtgtgggaagaaatttaccacGAAGTCTGACCTCAGCCATCACGGCCTGACACATTGGTGCCAGGAATCATGA
- the LOC135109002 gene encoding cleavage and polyadenylation specificity factor subunit 5-like isoform X1: MAAQKRGAGSTGWPKNSTPPSYGAKYNGNPSMALNRTISLYPLTNYTFGTKDALYERDPSVPARFQRMREEFDKIGMRRSVEAVLLVHEHGLPHVLLLQLGTTFFKLPGGELDTEEDEVEGLKRLLTETLGRQDGVKQEWVIEDIIGNWWRPNFEPPQYPYIPSHITKPKEHKKLFLVQLGEKALFAVPKNYKLVAAPLFELYDNSQGYGPIISSLPQALCRFNFTYM, from the exons ATGGCGGCACAGAAGCGGGGAGCAGGATCCACGGGCTGGCCAAAAAACTCCACGCCACCGTCCTACGGCGCCAAGTATAACGGAAACCCATCAATGGCTCTCAACAGAACCATCAGTCT GTACCCACTCACAAACTACACATTTGGAACCAAGGATGCACTGTACGAGAGGGACCCCAGTGTGCCAGCAAGATTCCAGAGGATGCGTGAAGAATTCGACAAAATTGGAATGAGGCGAAGCGTTGAGGCAGTGCTACTGGTTCATGAACATGGGCTGCCACACGTCCTGCTGCTGCAACTTGGCACAACATTCTTTAAGCT GCCGGGTGGGGAACTGGACACAGAAGAGGACGAAGTGGAGGGCCTCAAGCGGCTACTGACAGAGACCCTTGGGCGGCAAGACGGTGTCAAGCAAGAGTGGGTCATAGAAGATATAATAGGGAACTGGTGGAGACCAAACTTTGAGCCTCCACAATACCCTTATATTCCTTCACACATCACCAAACCCAAGGAACATAAAAAGCTTTTCTTAGTTCAACTTGGAGAAAAGG CCCTGTTTGCAGTACCAAAAAATTATAAGCTTGTCGCCGCACCTTTATTTGAACTCTATGACAATTCACAAGGCTATGGACCAATCATATCGTCTCTACCACAAGCTCTTTGCAG ATTCAATTTTACCTATATGTAA
- the LOC135109002 gene encoding cleavage and polyadenylation specificity factor subunit 5-like isoform X3: MLALPLSFLCLRYPLTNYTFGTKDALYERDPSVPARFQRMREEFDKIGMRRSVEAVLLVHEHGLPHVLLLQLGTTFFKLPGGELDTEEDEVEGLKRLLTETLGRQDGVKQEWVIEDIIGNWWRPNFEPPQYPYIPSHITKPKEHKKLFLVQLGEKALFAVPKNYKLVAAPLFELYDNSQGYGPIISSLPQALCRFNFTYM; the protein is encoded by the exons ATGCTGGCCCTGCCGCTCTCTTTCCTATGTCTCAG GTACCCACTCACAAACTACACATTTGGAACCAAGGATGCACTGTACGAGAGGGACCCCAGTGTGCCAGCAAGATTCCAGAGGATGCGTGAAGAATTCGACAAAATTGGAATGAGGCGAAGCGTTGAGGCAGTGCTACTGGTTCATGAACATGGGCTGCCACACGTCCTGCTGCTGCAACTTGGCACAACATTCTTTAAGCT GCCGGGTGGGGAACTGGACACAGAAGAGGACGAAGTGGAGGGCCTCAAGCGGCTACTGACAGAGACCCTTGGGCGGCAAGACGGTGTCAAGCAAGAGTGGGTCATAGAAGATATAATAGGGAACTGGTGGAGACCAAACTTTGAGCCTCCACAATACCCTTATATTCCTTCACACATCACCAAACCCAAGGAACATAAAAAGCTTTTCTTAGTTCAACTTGGAGAAAAGG CCCTGTTTGCAGTACCAAAAAATTATAAGCTTGTCGCCGCACCTTTATTTGAACTCTATGACAATTCACAAGGCTATGGACCAATCATATCGTCTCTACCACAAGCTCTTTGCAG ATTCAATTTTACCTATATGTAA